A segment of the Diachasmimorpha longicaudata isolate KC_UGA_2023 chromosome 5, iyDiaLong2, whole genome shotgun sequence genome:
TTTTGAAACAGTCTCCACAGCATCTATCACTGGGCTCTCATCGTCCAGCCTAGCCCGTTTCTCAACAATTTGATCCTCAAGGGACAATTCAGGCTGACGATGAGCATTGAAATTGACTTTACTTTCCTGATCCTCTTTACGTGAATCCTCAAGCTTCTCAATTCCCTCacaaattttatcattttccttATCCTCGATTTTCTCACACTTTCCAAAATCCCTAGACTGAAATGTCAGTTTTCTCGAGTTACTCACCTCACTATCATCACTCTCTGAATCCAAACTAGGCTGAGAGCTAGTATCCTCATTCATAATAGCTTCTGGAACGTCTCCAACAATACCAGATACATCAGGCACATTTGGGGGATTACTACACAACGTTGGCTCGTGCTGAGTCGAATTTAATGTACCTGTTGAAGTCTCACTGCTGATGAAGTTATTTAcgtctgaacgattttccTGTTTCTCGTGTATCACAGCTTCCTCATTGGCTTTCGGTGATTTTCTGTCCTCCTCGGGTAAATCAGCTGTACAGTCCTTTACCCAGGATTCCATCTCCACCTCGTGGTGAGTCGCTGGGCTCTCCTCATCCATAGAACCGTTTATCATACTATCGCCATTCTCACTTCGACGAGCTGCTCCTGGCTCTCGTGTTGACACtacgagaatatttttttcgattgctCTCATGAACTTGTCCACTCTGTTGTATTCCTTCCTCGGGGATGTCAGAAGCTCGCAGATACGTTGGACTGTGAAGGGGGCATTCGCAAAGGACTCCAACAGGTCCAGGAGATTGCCCTTCATACTGTCGTAGTTGAATTGCTCGATGTTTGGACTGGCTGCTAGGTCCAAAGTTGGACAGCTCTCGTAGAAGTCAGTCATCACGCGGACAAGTTTCTCACGAAACAGGGGCTTTATCAAGGACCACTGATACACTGGATCCCCTGTTTTCGCCACAAAACACAAGTAGTCCTCGAGTTCACGGGGTATTTCCGATGGACGAAGCTTTTGAAATTCGTCA
Coding sequences within it:
- the LOC135162089 gene encoding serine/threonine-protein phosphatase 4 regulatory subunit 2, giving the protein MENPEEVLQALDEFQKLRPSEIPRELEDYLCFVAKTGDPVYQWSLIKPLFREKLVRVMTDFYESCPTLDLAASPNIEQFNYDSMKGNLLDLLESFANAPFTVQRICELLTSPRKEYNRVDKFMRAIEKNILVVSTREPGAARRSENGDSMINGSMDEESPATHHEVEMESWVKDCTADLPEEDRKSPKANEEAVIHEKQENRSDVNNFISSETSTGTLNSTQHEPTLCSNPPNVPDVSGIVGDVPEAIMNEDTSSQPSLDSESDDSEVSNSRKLTFQSRDFGKCEKIEDKENDKICEGIEKLEDSRKEDQESKVNFNAHRQPELSLEDQIVEKRARLDDESPVIDAVETVSKSLETNSASPETKDVSEPADSSEDTEEGEKTEEIKEEPTTVAATDAVDAEPEAPVESIPEPESQAEPEPEREDEVIETDFQELPEYQLKIVNSTEASDAPSEKDEESHSEVQQEVKPIIEEPPQDDPEERADEAEETGGVVIQEAMDDDAKVGNTMVPDPIPIVEEPKEEVAVDRAEETTIAEIIETKSPQEEEVTGGSDDSVTTTVVAPSKESHVDVEELCEAQQIPVDDVSIAEEPCEESMEKEPAESMEVDSEDAVPIIQQDEPMEEECGEQLKS